ATTTGGCTAACAAAGCAGGAATATCTCTTGACGCCCAACAGAAAAAGGAATTAGCTGTTATCAATACTTTTAATATTGCGAGTCGTTATGACGATTACAAATCATCTTTTTACAAAACGGCAACGCCGGCATACACGAAAAGATATTATCAAACCACTAAAAAATTATATCTATGGCTCAAAAATCAACCAGTTTAGCGGAAGCTAAAAAATATGCTAAAGAATATCTTGATTATCTAAAGGAAGATTATAAACTGCCGATTAAGTCGGCTTATCTTTTTGGATCTCTGGCCAGAGGCAAAGCTCGCGCTTGGAGTGATGTTGACGTTTGCATTGTCTCCTCAAAATTTAAAGGTATTAACCCTCTTGTTTATTTATGGACAAAGCGCCGCGAGATTGATGTTGAACGAGGAATTGAACCGGTGGGTATTCATCCTA
This genomic window from Patescibacteria group bacterium contains:
- a CDS encoding nucleotidyltransferase domain-containing protein yields the protein MAQKSTSLAEAKKYAKEYLDYLKEDYKLPIKSAYLFGSLARGKARAWSDVDVCIVSSKFKGINPLVYLWTKRREIDVERGIEPVGIHPKDFVEENPIAHEVKKFGVLLRTI
- a CDS encoding HEPN domain-containing protein; translated protein: MNIKILTNYCFTNSQRKWETAESLLKSKRYADCLFFCHLTLEFILKGKVAKANNKMFPIIHDLQDLANKAGISLDAQQKKELAVINTFNIASRYDDYKSSFYKTATPAYTKRYYQTTKKLYLWLKNQPV